agagaatgcaggtttaagACCCTTGTTGCCGCATTGTGTTCGTTCCTGAAGTTGAGATATTTTGTATTGAACGTTATGTTTAATGTATGTTAAAATGAGCTGTTTTGGTCTGTCCACAGCGTCACAGTTGAAGGATGGTGTGACACGCGGACACACGGACAGAAAGCCAGAGGTCACCACTCAGAGCCAGATCATGGCTCCCATGTCTCTCCTTTTCctgggcctcctcctctccttcctccatccCACAGATGCCCAGACCATCATTGGTTCCTCTTCCTCGTTCTCTCTTCTGGACCCGCCCGTAAAATCGTCACCTCCACCTACCAAACAGACCGCTAGATTCTGGCCTTCCCTGCCGCCCAGAGGGCGCAGCGACGTGCCCATCAGAGCCACCGTTCGAGATGGACAGACGACCACTAATGCAGCGCAGCAGGGCAGGAGAACACAGTCCGGCACTCCTTTGGTATCTGTCCACTCGATGCAGAACCTCAGCATCGGGCCAGTTTTACCCCACCCAACTGCCTCCAGGCCCAGGACTGACACCGCCAGATTAGCAATCAGCCGGGCCTCTTTAAACGGAGACGCTACTGTGAAGAGCTCAACTCCTCCTCTGCCCACTTTGCCGTTCGTCGCAGGCGATGAGCCAGCGACCGCGTCGAGCCCATCGCTCAAAGAATCGGAGGGTGGCGATTTGCACGAGTTTGGATCAGGGAGTGTTCCGACGGCGGCTCCCCCGTCCACCGCGTTTGACGAAATGGCTCGGTACCAACCCCAGGCGCAGACGGCGACGTCTAAAGAGCACGACGCCGACGTGCCGCCGCCGACCAAGCCGCTGTTCACCGGTAGAACCTCCACGACGCCGCAGACTGAGACCAGGGCGCCACCTCGGGCCGGAGCGTCAACAGGTGAGCAATCCAACATACCGAGATCGCGAGGTGCTGTTGAGGTCAAAATCCTTTTAGACGCCGCGTCACATGCGCCGCTTTCCCGCCACTCTTTAGGTAAACTGACAGAGAGCGCTCCGTCCACTGCCACCTCTGCTTCTGCCACATCAGCCAGGCCCGCTGTGAACGCCGACCGGCCGGCGGGCACCACGACGCGTCGAGCCGCAACCACGTCTACACCCGGTACCCGACCAAACGAACGCGCTCCACCGGGGAGAAGCACGGCGACACCGACTGCACCAACGGCACCGACGCCACGACCAGGTGAGGACTGAAGGTCTCTTTCTCCGCGTTGGACTGTTTTTCAAGCCTGTTTGATGATTTGAGACGGAATTATTTGTGCAGCTGGAACTTTTTTCACTTGCTTCAAAggcgaggggagaggaggggcgggggggggggggggggggggtgcagagggaCTTTTCCGTGGGCCAGTTGTTGTGTGGGGTAGACAAGGCGAGGGAAGAACCTACGAGAAGGAGGTGTGGGTCTGGGAAGGAGACAGTCGGGAGGGGGGATTGAGAAAAGGTGCTGGCGTAGAAGAGCAGGGAGTTTAATGAAAACCAGATGTCCAGAGATGAAGGGAGGGGAGAAAGGAAAAAGCATGACACACGCGTGAGCTCGTCTCTCGGAGACCACCAGAATAACACTCAGCCTCCCAGgagcacttaaaaaaaaaaaaaaaggttccttgGCAGGTCAACTTATTCATCTTATTAATATCCTGCAGCCATCaaaattccacttttattttctGAGGATTTGCTGGCGCAGACGGACGATGTGCACGTCTGTGTTTTTACTTTCTGTATCTTTTTGACTAGGGGGCGCCTCAGGACCAATCTTACACCTATAAGGTCAGATCAAAATTGGGTTCAACAAGGTCTCCTGACCCTTCACCACTGAACCCGACGGGGtatttttgactgtttttaaatGAGGTCTGGCATGGAATTGCGATAATATCCGTCGGGGTCATAAACACGTGAAAGTGTGTCGTATGAGATggaaaagaatgtttttttctttttttgctcgtTGCCCCTTGTGGACATTTAAAGCCGTGTGAGCAGAGTGTGCAAAAGAGAAAGCTCAAGGAAAAGGGTAAGTGCATCCAGCTGTGAAACGTGATCAGCACATCTGGAATGTGTCTGAATCTTGCTCCTGtaggaaggaggggaaaaaggggggggggggggggttgtagagAAGGAAGTAAAACATatctttatataaataaaggaGTGTGTCTGTGATGTGCGTCCAGCAGCCGCCTGTGTGAGTCTGACATTGATATTGTGTGTGCTTTGTAGGAGGGAGCCTGCAACTGAAAACACATGTTTGAGTGAGTCATTAGTCGGGTCAGCTTTATGAAAATCTCCTACCTGGTGAGGACAGGTTTCACGTTCCTGCCTCGTGTGcttaaaaatattgttttattagaAACAATTAAAGGAGGATACCCTTAACTGCAGTAGTTTATTATAGCATTATTATGAATACTTTAGTTTGACTGGTTTGTTCATCGTCAACAGTTTGCGATGCTCGGCGAGATGAATAACGCTGTTGGGTGTTTCCAAGGTTGTGCCAGCTGATGAGGCGCAGTGCCTTGAGCAAACTGAAGCGTGTGTGCGGGTGCTCGCGAAAGAGAGGCGACGTGTTTTGGAGACTTGAGTTTGCATCGCACTGGTTCTCCCCACAAAAGGCCAATGGGACTTTTTGCATCAGATTTTGGGTTAGGATTGTGGTTAGGGTTCGGACTGTTATAACATGACCTTCAGGACTTAATCTGCAGCAGTTGAGCTGTAAACAAGCTGCACCGGTATGAAGcatgaactcatcacagctgcACTCGACTTTTTGAAGATGCGTTACATCGTAGAACCACACTTTGTCATCTCTTAAGCTTGTGCTGAACGCAGACCTCGTTACAAACCAAAAACCCGTCGACTTCCAGACGagggaacaaacaaaaatgccgACTCGTTTTCTGGCTTTAGGGCTCATTCCTGCAGCGCTGCATGAGGTGCCACTCAAGGTGCACTGCAGATTGGAACAGAGTTTTTAGGGCTGTTTTGTGACCGTTTTCTGTTACGTCATTTAGATGATGTCTCTGATTCTACAATCTTCATCTAATTAATCCAAATAGTTGCTATTCATTTATTCTGACGATATTTGCTCAGCATGACGTCTCTGAGTGTAATGTGGATTATTTAGTGGTGTAGCTTTCAAATTTATGGCATGATATGACATGTCATAACATGACCTTCAGgacataattatttttttccaataatAATCTTTTTCTAATACTTCTTAGAAATCTTTGAATATTCAACATTATAAACattcaacagtgtgtgtgtgtgtgtgcagagctgaAGACTCTGACGATGTGCTACAACCCTCTAGTGGCTCTGAAtagtactttttttcttttcgtcctTAAGCTCTGCCTTTCAATGAAAATCATTTTTAGTAATTATACTAATTTTATTATTAGAACTATAACTATAATTATACTtcaaacatttagttttttaaaatctaaaatctgtgtttctctttttgcaGTAAACTCTTCCTTCCTCGCCACCGGATTCCCCCAAACAGGGTTAAGCCCCACGCATCAGAGTAACCGCTCCACCCTCCTTGGACATCCTCACCAAGCCCCCGCCTCTACGTCCACTCCAACGCCCTCTCCCgccgaccctcccccccccaccagcacgCTCCTGTACTGGGGGGACCTGAGCCGGACCCTGGCCTTTGCCTGGGAGCTGCACGTCTACGGCTCAGCGAGTCTCTTCGCCCTCCTGCTGGGCGGAGCGGCCCTCGGCCTCACCCTGTCCCCCGGGGCCGACTGTCCCCACCGGGGGGCTCTGGCGCTCGCCAATGCTCTGCTGTTCCTGGCCGGGGGCCTCAGGGCGGCCCTCTTCCTGATAGACCCCTACGGCACCCGCGAGGTGCTCCCTCGCCCCGCGGTGACGGCCCTCTACAACCTGCCTCTGCACCTGCTGGTGTGGACGCAGGCCGCCCTGGCTCTCCTCGCTCTGAGAGTGGCAGGAGTCAGCGTGTTGCCCCCCCCGCTGGAGCGCCCTCCTCTGGTGGCCGTGTTGGCCGTGCTGCAGTGCACGCTTCTGCTGGCGGTGGACCTGCTCTCGCCCGCCCTGTCCCCAGTGGTGCCCGTCACCCTGCAGGTCCTGTCCCTGTGCTGGGGCCtggcgctctgcctcggcttCCTCTGCTACGTGTTTCCGCGCATACGCCGCCCTGCCGTCCCTCGCCCCGGTGTCCCCGAGGAGGCCGGGAGGAAAGCCTGGGCGGGGGGCcggagggtgggggtggttcTGGGCAGAGTGCTGGCAGTGTGCGCCGTCCTGGGGTCGCTGTGCTGCGGGCTGCACGTG
This sequence is a window from Pungitius pungitius chromosome 1, fPunPun2.1, whole genome shotgun sequence. Protein-coding genes within it:
- the LOC119221961 gene encoding proline-rich transmembrane protein 3 isoform X1 — translated: MNECTLASQLKDGVTRGHTDRKPEVTTQSQIMAPMSLLFLGLLLSFLHPTDAQTIIGSSSSFSLLDPPVKSSPPPTKQTARFWPSLPPRGRSDVPIRATVRDGQTTTNAAQQGRRTQSGTPLVSVHSMQNLSIGPVLPHPTASRPRTDTARLAISRASLNGDATVKSSTPPLPTLPFVAGDEPATASSPSLKESEGGDLHEFGSGSVPTAAPPSTAFDEMARYQPQAQTATSKEHDADVPPPTKPLFTGRTSTTPQTETRAPPRAGASTGKLTESAPSTATSASATSARPAVNADRPAGTTTRRAATTSTPGTRPNERAPPGRSTATPTAPTAPTPRPVNSSFLATGFPQTGLSPTHQSNRSTLLGHPHQAPASTSTPTPSPADPPPPTSTLLYWGDLSRTLAFAWELHVYGSASLFALLLGGAALGLTLSPGADCPHRGALALANALLFLAGGLRAALFLIDPYGTREVLPRPAVTALYNLPLHLLVWTQAALALLALRVAGVSVLPPPLERPPLVAVLAVLQCTLLLAVDLLSPALSPVVPVTLQVLSLCWGLALCLGFLCYVFPRIRRPAVPRPGVPEEAGRKAWAGGRRVGVVLGRVLAVCAVLGSLCCGLHVHATLWLYGMLGSWTRFNWGWWLVHFWARLLELAWGFSLLLLASWLLWRPRGGRGREEGGPDGRAAGDLPSPGQSTGSTQRHTCWSKIVQSLRGKPCRKSDSNGVGGGVVGGGGGPGEVPNNWAGQERPGADISKSLIRNQNQEPAGSQPRCVKDSNRGRNHRGRSAERGVSDGSTGSLLRLQALGRPPQRSVSGSLDRDRDTSLSLYDFDLRPPSPIDLTRSIDEALNREHLLGGGSLFHPLTLNSQSPSPGSGVNQGPWLRRNSDPQMLSESSDAPTESSMPLGGSIISSVPSRQVTAPPTPSHQGHRWAGNEAGSVPSSVSCPVSLRPSRTSTGNLGEDGVDDTRPFITPDSERARGRAGRPAGSRSYLEVSRHDDSASVSSEIIDL
- the LOC119221961 gene encoding proline-rich transmembrane protein 3 isoform X2, whose amino-acid sequence is MAPMSLLFLGLLLSFLHPTDAQTIIGSSSSFSLLDPPVKSSPPPTKQTARFWPSLPPRGRSDVPIRATVRDGQTTTNAAQQGRRTQSGTPLVSVHSMQNLSIGPVLPHPTASRPRTDTARLAISRASLNGDATVKSSTPPLPTLPFVAGDEPATASSPSLKESEGGDLHEFGSGSVPTAAPPSTAFDEMARYQPQAQTATSKEHDADVPPPTKPLFTGRTSTTPQTETRAPPRAGASTGKLTESAPSTATSASATSARPAVNADRPAGTTTRRAATTSTPGTRPNERAPPGRSTATPTAPTAPTPRPVNSSFLATGFPQTGLSPTHQSNRSTLLGHPHQAPASTSTPTPSPADPPPPTSTLLYWGDLSRTLAFAWELHVYGSASLFALLLGGAALGLTLSPGADCPHRGALALANALLFLAGGLRAALFLIDPYGTREVLPRPAVTALYNLPLHLLVWTQAALALLALRVAGVSVLPPPLERPPLVAVLAVLQCTLLLAVDLLSPALSPVVPVTLQVLSLCWGLALCLGFLCYVFPRIRRPAVPRPGVPEEAGRKAWAGGRRVGVVLGRVLAVCAVLGSLCCGLHVHATLWLYGMLGSWTRFNWGWWLVHFWARLLELAWGFSLLLLASWLLWRPRGGRGREEGGPDGRAAGDLPSPGQSTGSTQRHTCWSKIVQSLRGKPCRKSDSNGVGGGVVGGGGGPGEVPNNWAGQERPGADISKSLIRNQNQEPAGSQPRCVKDSNRGRNHRGRSAERGVSDGSTGSLLRLQALGRPPQRSVSGSLDRDRDTSLSLYDFDLRPPSPIDLTRSIDEALNREHLLGGGSLFHPLTLNSQSPSPGSGVNQGPWLRRNSDPQMLSESSDAPTESSMPLGGSIISSVPSRQVTAPPTPSHQGHRWAGNEAGSVPSSVSCPVSLRPSRTSTGNLGEDGVDDTRPFITPDSERARGRAGRPAGSRSYLEVSRHDDSASVSSEIIDL